The genomic region TGCTATAAAAAAGAAAGGCGCCAAAAAAATACATTATGGCATCCAGAAGATCAGCAGTATATCGCTGCATGAACGATGGTAGGATTAACTCAAAATAGATGGAATAAAGAAAGCTTAAAGTTATTATCGGTAGTATTGGAATGTTATATAGTGGATCTTTTTTTATCCATTGAAGAATCAATAAACAACATCCAAAAACTATAGGCATACATAAAAAGTCTTTAAAATAATAACGAATCCAGAATGGTAGGTATAATGGATATCGAATGCTATATTCTATTATAACAAACAATAAAAAGCAAGTGATTACGAAATACCATATATACCTCACAAGAACATATTTAAGTTTAGCAGTGATTTTTTGTTAAGTTCAAAAAGGAAATCACTTGATTTTTAGTCGGTATGCTATACTATAGAGTAGCCCATATAGTAATGTTAAGCACCTAAATTTTTTGTATTCTTTCTAAATCAATCGATTATAGCAATGAAGCTTTGATCTTGATTTGGCTATAAAGCGACTATTGTTGCAAAAAATGCAAGGATGCCACCTATTCCTAGAATGATAATCCAAATGGCATATCCGCTTTTAGCAAAAAATCGAATAACCGGGTTTTTATGGTCTCTTATTGATCTTTCTGATTCGGGGCTTTTAGAAGATTTATTCTCAGTACGGGAATCTGGACGACGTTCCGTTTGGTGATTATTAGAAGCCATTTTTTCTTTAGAAAAATATTGAAATCTATCATAAGTTCAAAACTGACTTTCTATTTATAAGTTTAATTTAACTTTATCTGAAAATAAGATTGAAATGTCGCAATACTTTAAGAAGACCTTTACTAGCTTAAATGCTTAAATATGTATTTTTACTCCGTAATCAAGATGAATTGCTATAATCCCATCTAGCTACTTTTACTGTTATTTGATTAGAATACAAGAAAAACTAACAAATTCTTTATGTGTTTGCTACGGAGAGTTTATTTATAAAAGCTTGCTTTATTTGAATTTCCAGTGTTATTAGCTATTCATTAATCTAAAATCCTATTACAATGAAACTATATTACTCGCTGTTATTATTGGTTTTTAGCGCTATCAGCATTTCTTGTAGTTCTGGTAGAAGTATACCTGAAGCTCAAAAGGACAACGGATCAGAAGGGAATCCAAAATACAGTTATTTAGCTTTAGGAGATTCTTACACCATTGGAGAAAGCGTTAAAGAATCTGAGCGTTGGCCGGTACAGCTTACCAAAGGCTTGAGGGAACGTGGATATGCCATGGCAGCACCAAAAATTATAGCGAGAACAGGATGGACTACAGCAGACCTTATCGCCGGGATAAATTCAGAATTAGACGTGCAGCGAGATTTCGATTTGGTTTCTATTTTAATAGGAGTGAATAACCAGTATCAAAATAAATCAATTACAGAGTATGAAGAGGAACTTCGTGAGATTTTTAGAAAGGCCATAAACCATTCTAAAAAGATGGAGGCAGGTGTTTTTGCAGTAAGTATTCCTGATTATGGTGTAACTCCGTTCGGTGCTGCCAAAAAAGATGAAATTGGTCGTGATATCGATGCTTTTAATGAAGTTTTTAAACGAGTAGCGCAGGATTTCAATGTAGATTTTTACAATATTACCCCAATTTCCAGAAGAGCGGCTGATGATCCGGATCTTATTGCTGAGGATGAATTACATCCCAGCGGATTGATGTATCGCTATTGGGTAGAAGATTTTATCCTGAATGTAGTTGAAAAATTACCTAAGGAATAGAAAAATTTTATGGCGTTGATTTTTAGCGTATTAACTGATTCTTTCATAACTTTAGGAAGTGAGAGAAGAATTTTTACATTATATATGGCAATTTCAGAAGTTTGATAAAAAGCAACTTCAAACAGTTAATGGCGAACCGCTAGAAATCTATCATACCGGAACTCACAATGCTGAGAGTGGCCCCGATTTCTTTGCTGCGAAATTGAAAATAGATAAACAGCTTTGGGCGGGGAATGTAGAAATTCATCTAAAATCTTCAGACTGGTATTCCCATAGTCACCATACCGATACCAATTATGATAATGTAATTCTTCATGTGGTCTACGAACATGACATTGATATTTTTAGAAAAGACGAATCTGTTATTCCTACCCTTGCTTTAAAAGAAAAAATTCCACCTCAAATTCAACAAAATTGCCTTCAATTATTTGAAAAGGATCACGATTGGATTAATTGTGAAAAATTCTTTCCTGATTTTAATGATTTTGATGTAGAGAACTGGTTAACACGTTTATATGTTGAGCGTCTCGAAGAGAAAACACAGCTTATTTTTGATTTATTGAAAGAAAGCAACAATGATTGGGAGACGGTCATGTTTAAATTACTCGCTAAGAATTTTGGATTAAATAGAAATGGCAACGCTTTTTTAAATTTGGCTATTTCCATTGATTTTGAAGTGATTCGCAAACTTTCTCAATCTCAATTTCAATTAGAAGCTGTTTTGTTGGGACATGCAGGCTTACTACAAGAGGATTTTCAAGATAGTTACTTTAAAGCATTGAAAAAAGAATATAACTATCTTCAGAACAAATTTAAAATAGGCGAACCAATACAAACCTCTCCAGTATTCTTCAGGTTGCGTCCCGATAATTTTCCTAGTATAAGATTAGTGCAGCTGGCGGCTGTTTTTGCTAAATCTACTTCGGTGTTTAATACTCTTAGTAAAGCTAAGATCAAAGCTAATATCTATAAGGTTTTTGATGTAGAAGTGACTGAATACTGGAAAACACATTACAACTTTAATAGTTCGCACGATCCCAGGCAAAAGAAACTCACCAAATCTTTTATAGATCTATTAATCATTAATACTGTTATTCCTGTTCAATATGCTTTTGCGAAAAAAAACATGAATAAAGAAGAACACTATCTTGATCTAATTGCTGAGCTTGATCCTGAAAAGAATGTTGTTATTCGGCATTTTCAGGAATTAAAACCCAAATTGTTTAAAAATGCAATGCACTCCCAGGCGCTATTGCAATTAAAACATAGGTATTGCGATAATAACAAATGTTTAAAATGTGCTTTAGGGGTGAAGCTTGTGAGAGGGAAATATTAGTTATATTTGGCCTGTGAGACAAAATTTTTACAACTTAAGATATTATTTAGAACGTAATGGCTTTTACGTTTCTTCTCGCCTTGCCGATAAAATTGGAATGCGGGCAAAAAGTGTAAGACTGTTTTTTATCTATGTAACATTTTTCACTTTCGGGGTAGGTTTTGCAGTATATCTTACATTGGCTTTTTGGTTAAAACTTAAGGATTTGGTATATACTAAAAGAACTTCGGTATTCGATCTTTAGCAAGAATCGTATAAAAAATAGGGGGATAATTAATATTTTTGTTAAGTTTCATTAACAAAACCTTGACATTTTAACGACATAAAATTTGAATTAGCCTATTTTTTTAGCATCTTGCTGAGCGGAAAAAATAAATCTAAATTAAACACTAATCTGTATATGAGAAAGTACTTACTTTCAATGTTATTGCTACTTCCTGTGGCATTACTTCAGGCACAGGAGCTGGAAGTAAAAACAAAAGTCGGAAACCCCACAAATAAAATTAACGACGGATTTATAGACGTTGAAGTAACCGGAGGAACCCCACCTTACACTTATAAATGGTCTAATAAAGAGACTCCGCTTAGTTCTTCAAAAGCTGAAGGGCTAACTGAAGGAGTTCCTTACACTGTAGTTGTTCAGGATAGTGATGGGAATACGGCTACGGTAGAAGCTAAGGTGAAAGCTGAAGCGATTACTGAAAAATTTAATGGAATATTTACGCCAGCTGTTGAGGGATTAACAGCTGTTCTTTTTTGGGACCCTTTTGCAGCGATAGGTATTTATGATCCTATTGTGTACGCTGATGTGAAAAATGTCGAAACTCCAGGTTGGAGTGCAGATGTTCAGGATAAGTTTATGCTAAAAAAATGGCTTATAGCAGAAGGTTCGCATGTAGATAAAGGAGAGCAGATAGCTGTAGTGACCTCTACCAAAGGTGGTGATGTTCCCGTTTATGCAAGTGCTGCTGGTAAATTAAAGTACCTGGTAAAAGAAGGAGGCTCAATTTACGATTTTCAAAATACCGAAGATTTAATTGAGACTGGAGCACATTATCTGGCACAAATAAAATATGATGAGCCGGTGATTCTTACCTATCCAAATGGTGACCCTCAATCTCACCCAATACCATTTATTGTGATCTGGTTGATTTTTGGTGCAGCTTTCTTTACGATAAGAATGGGTTTTATTAATATTAGAGGATTTAAGCATTCTTTTGAACTTGCTAGTGGAAAATATGATGATCCAGATGCACCGGGAACGATTACCCATTTCCAGGCCTTAGCGACAGCAGTCTCTGCTACGGTTGGTCTAGGGAATATAGCAGGGGTAGCTGTAGCCGTTTCACTGGGTGGTGCTGGTGCAACTTTTTGGATGATTATTGCCGGTTTACTGGGAATGTCTTCTAAGTTTGTAGAATGTACTCTTGGTGTAAAATATAGACATATTAATTCTGAAGGACGTGTATTTGGAGGGCCTATGAATTATTTACGTTATGGTTTGGAAAAACGTAACATGAAAAGTTTTGGTCGCTTTCTTGCTGGCTTCTTTGCTATTTTAGGTGTAGGAGCTTCTTTTGGAGGAGGTAATATGTTCCAGGCCAACCAGTCTTTTGAGATTTTGTCTGGTCAATTTCCAATGTTAGAAGGAAACGGATTTTGGTTCGGTATTATTTTAGCTGTTCTTGTTGGTGTTGTAATTATTGGAGGAATTAATAGTATTGCAAATGTAACGGGTAAAATTGTTCCCATAATGGCAGCAGTTTATATCATAGGAGCTTTTGTGGTTATTGGAATTAATATTGAAAATATCGGACCGGCATTAACCGCTATTTGGGATGGAGCTTTTAGTCCTTCTGCTTTAAAAGGAGGAGTTATTGGTGTATTGATCGTAGGATTCCAAAGAGCAGCATTCTCTAATGAAGCTGGTGTAGGTTCTGCTGCAATTGCGCACAGTGTGGTAAAAACAAATAATCCTCCTTCTGAAGGCTTTGTGGCATTATTAGAGCCTTTTATAGATACGGTTGTTGTTTGTACATTAACTGCTTTGGTACTGATCTTTACCGGAATGCATGAGGTTGAAGGAGTAGGTGGTACGCAGTTAACATCAGATGCGTTTGCAAGTGTGATCGACTGGTTCCCTTATGTGCTTTCCGTAGCGGTCTTCTTATTTGCTTTTTCAACAATGATTTCTTGGTCGTATTACGGTATGAGAGCCTGGACCTTCCTTTTTGGAAAGAGTACAAAATCAGAACTTATTTATAAAGTATTTTTCTTGGTATTTGTCGTAATTGGAGCTTCCATTAGTCTTGGTGCTGTACTGGATTTCTCTGATATGATGATTTTATCAATGTCTTTCCCTAATATTATTGGTCTTTATATAATGAGTGGAGAGGTTAGAGAGGACCTACGTGAATACTTTAGGAAATTAAAAGCAGGAGAATTATTTACTAAAGACGGTAAGCCAAAGACTACGATGCAATAATAATGTAGTCTAAACATATAAGTATGAAACACTGGAAATCCCATTTCGTTTTCAATAAAAGTGAACGGAATGGGATTTTTGTTTTAATTGCTCTTATTATTATCCTTCAGGTGTTTTATTTTAAGTCTCCTTTTCTATCCCTCGAGGAGGATATTCCCAAAGAAACGAATGCTGAAATTATTCAATTCCAGCATAAATTAGATAGCCTAAAGCAGGTCGATACCGGTAAAGATACTATTTATCCTTTCAATCCTAATTACCTTAAGGACTATCAGGCTTATCGAGTTGGACTGTCTTTAAAAGAGATTGATGCACTATTAGACTTTCGGTCTTCCGGACAATGGATAAATTCTGCCGAAGATTTTCAGAGGATTACCGGTGTTTCAGACTCGGTTTTGGAGCAATTAATCCCTTATTTTAAATTTTCCGAATGGATTACTGATAACAACAATTCAGATTCGATAAAACAAACCGCAGTTTTAAAGTTCGATCTAAATTCCGTGGGTGCTTTAGAACTTCAGAAAGTAAAGGGAATAGGAGAGGTACTTTCCAACCGAATAATAAAGTATAGGGAAAGTATTGGCGGTTATAGAAGTTTAATTCAGTTAAAAGATATTTATGGGCTTTCTGACGAGGTTCGGATCGAGCTTTTAAAATATTTAAATGAAATTCCTCCCAATTTCAACAAAAAGAATATCAACACTATTGGAGTTTTAGAGCTTTCAGAGCTTCCCTATTTTAATTATGACCTGGCAAAAGCAGTTATAGATTACAGAAACCTTCATGAAGGAATAGATTCAATTGAAGTTTTGTTAAAAATAGAGGATTTCCCGGTCTTAAAAATTGATAGAATTCAATTATATTTAAGTTTTAATTGATATATTGTAAAAAAATACTATATTCTTAATTTTAAGTCCATTTTGTAAGGTAAATCTAAAAATGAATTTAATTTAGCGGTATTTTTTATAGAAATAGATCGACTATTTTTTACATTATTAAGATTAAATGAATTCCATGTATTTTACTGAAGAGCATGCTCTATTCAGAGAGAGTTTTAAAGAGTTTTTACAAAAGGAGGTAGTTCCACACATTGATAAATGGGAAGAGACAGGAACTATAGACCGTTTTATTTGGGAAAAGTTTGGTGAAATGGGTTATTTTGGTTTATATCAGCCAGAGGAATATGGAGGATTAGATCTTGATATATTTTATACCATTATATTTCTGGAGGAGTTACAAAAAATAAACTCAGGAGGTTTTGCTGCGGCAATGTGGGCGCATGCTTATTTAGCAATGACACATGTTAAAGTAGAAGCCAGTGAAGAACTAAAAGCAAAATATCTTACTCCAAGTATTAGCGGAGAGAAAATAGGTGCCTTATGTGTTACAGAGCCTTTTGGCGGCTCTGATGTTGCTGGAATGAGATCGACTGCAGAAAAAAAAGGAGATACCTATATATTAAACGGTTCGAAAACTTTTATCACTAACGGGGTTTATGCTGATTATTTAGTTGTGGCTGCAAAAACCAGCCCTGAGCTTAAAAGTAAGGGGATGAGTATTTTTATTGTAAATAGAAATGCGAAAGGAGTTTCTGCTTCAAAGTTGAATAAACTGGGGTGGAGAGCTTCAGATACAGGAGAGATTGCTTTTGATAATGTAGAAATCCCGGCCAGTAATATGTTAGGAGAGGAGAATAAAGGTTTTTCATATATTATGCAGCACTTTGCAATGGAGCGATTGATAATGGGGGTAAATGCGCATGCCAGAGCCGAATTTGCCCTGGATTATGCGATTAATTACATGAATGAGCGGGAAGCTTTTGGGAAGAAGATAAATGAATTCCAGGCCTTAAGACACAAAATCGCAGATATGGTAAGCGAAGTAACGGTTATCAAAGAGTTTAATTATGCTACTGCCTATAAATTAGGAAAGGGAGAGTATCCGGTGAAAGAGGCTAGCATGTCTAAACTTCTAAGTACCAAAATTGCGGATGAAGTAATCTACGGAAGTTTGCAAATGTTAGGTGGCTACGGTTATATGGAAGACTATCCATTAGCGAGAATGTTTAGAGATAGCCGACTTGGACCAATAGGCGGTGGCACCTCTGAAATTTTAAGGGAAATTATCGCCAAAATGGTCATAGATAAGAAAGAGTACAAGGCACCGGTGAAGGAGGTATTTAAATGAAAAAGAGTGGAAAAGTTTGAAAGTTAAAAGTTCTAAGCGTGAAGGTTTGATTTTAGTTTGAATGAGATTGTTCTTGTCGTTTGCATATGAAATCTAATAGTTATTATTTTTTGAGAATGTTACGTTTCACCTTGTACATATTTAATCATCATACGTTATATATTTCACATGAGCTGTACCAGCTGTAGATCGTATATTGTAAATTGTAAACTGGCTAAGTTCAAAGATTTTGATTTTGAAAAGTTTTAGGTTAAGATTAAATAATAAATCAACACTCCATGTAACTCTGCTAAATATCCAATAATGATGGCTTATTCAAGTTTGAAAGTTAAAAGTTCTAAGCGTGAAGGTTTGATTTTAGTTTGAATGAGATTGTTCTTGTCGTTTTCATTTAAAATCTAATAGTCATTGTTTTTTGAGAATGTTACGTTTCACCTTGTACCTTATTTAATCATTATACGTTATACATTTCACATGAGCTGTACCAGCCGTAGACCGTATATTGTAAATTGTAAGCTGGCTAAAGTTCAAAGATTTCGATTTTGAAAAGTTTCAGGTTAAGATTAAATAATAAATCAACACTCCATGTAACTCTGCTAAATATCCAATAATGATGGCTTATTCAAGTTTGAAAGTTAAAAGTTCTAAGCGTGAAGGTTTGATTTTAGTTTGAATGAGATTGTTCTTGTCGTTTTCATATGAAATCTAATAGTTATTGTTTTTTGAGAATGTTACGTTTCACCTTGTATCATATTTAATCATTATACGTTATACATTTTACATGAGCTGTACCAGCTGTAGATTGTAAATTGTAAGCTGACTAAGTTCAAAGATTTTAATTTTGAAAAGTTTCGGGTTTAAGATTTAAGGTTGAATAATACATAAACTCTCCTTTGGTTTTAGATTGAATAGCCAATAGTTGATTGCTTATCGCTAAAAATTATATTTAATCTTTTAAATAAAGTTGCGAGGAAGTAAAATTAGATTATATTTGCACCTTAATTTTCAAAGAAAGGAGGTGGATCTATGTTAATAATACCAGTAAAAGACGGAGAAAACATTGATAGAGCGCTTAAGCGTTTTAAGCGTAAATTCGATAAGACAGGAACAATGCGTCAGCTAAGAAGTCGTCAGCATTTTACAAAACCGTCTGTAGAACGTAGGGCGCAAGTTCAAAAAGCGCAGTATATTCAGCACCTTAGAGATCAGGAAGATATCTAGTATTTCCTTTCTTTTTTAAGAGTGAATATCGGTAAAGAAGCCCTGCTTCTTTGGTAAAAATATA from Zunongwangia profunda SM-A87 harbors:
- a CDS encoding SGNH/GDSL hydrolase family protein; protein product: MKLYYSLLLLVFSAISISCSSGRSIPEAQKDNGSEGNPKYSYLALGDSYTIGESVKESERWPVQLTKGLRERGYAMAAPKIIARTGWTTADLIAGINSELDVQRDFDLVSILIGVNNQYQNKSITEYEEELREIFRKAINHSKKMEAGVFAVSIPDYGVTPFGAAKKDEIGRDIDAFNEVFKRVAQDFNVDFYNITPISRRAADDPDLIAEDELHPSGLMYRYWVEDFILNVVEKLPKE
- a CDS encoding DUF2851 family protein gives rise to the protein MREEFLHYIWQFQKFDKKQLQTVNGEPLEIYHTGTHNAESGPDFFAAKLKIDKQLWAGNVEIHLKSSDWYSHSHHTDTNYDNVILHVVYEHDIDIFRKDESVIPTLALKEKIPPQIQQNCLQLFEKDHDWINCEKFFPDFNDFDVENWLTRLYVERLEEKTQLIFDLLKESNNDWETVMFKLLAKNFGLNRNGNAFLNLAISIDFEVIRKLSQSQFQLEAVLLGHAGLLQEDFQDSYFKALKKEYNYLQNKFKIGEPIQTSPVFFRLRPDNFPSIRLVQLAAVFAKSTSVFNTLSKAKIKANIYKVFDVEVTEYWKTHYNFNSSHDPRQKKLTKSFIDLLIINTVIPVQYAFAKKNMNKEEHYLDLIAELDPEKNVVIRHFQELKPKLFKNAMHSQALLQLKHRYCDNNKCLKCALGVKLVRGKY
- a CDS encoding PspC family transcriptional regulator translates to MRQNFYNLRYYLERNGFYVSSRLADKIGMRAKSVRLFFIYVTFFTFGVGFAVYLTLAFWLKLKDLVYTKRTSVFDL
- a CDS encoding amino acid carrier protein codes for the protein MRKYLLSMLLLLPVALLQAQELEVKTKVGNPTNKINDGFIDVEVTGGTPPYTYKWSNKETPLSSSKAEGLTEGVPYTVVVQDSDGNTATVEAKVKAEAITEKFNGIFTPAVEGLTAVLFWDPFAAIGIYDPIVYADVKNVETPGWSADVQDKFMLKKWLIAEGSHVDKGEQIAVVTSTKGGDVPVYASAAGKLKYLVKEGGSIYDFQNTEDLIETGAHYLAQIKYDEPVILTYPNGDPQSHPIPFIVIWLIFGAAFFTIRMGFINIRGFKHSFELASGKYDDPDAPGTITHFQALATAVSATVGLGNIAGVAVAVSLGGAGATFWMIIAGLLGMSSKFVECTLGVKYRHINSEGRVFGGPMNYLRYGLEKRNMKSFGRFLAGFFAILGVGASFGGGNMFQANQSFEILSGQFPMLEGNGFWFGIILAVLVGVVIIGGINSIANVTGKIVPIMAAVYIIGAFVVIGINIENIGPALTAIWDGAFSPSALKGGVIGVLIVGFQRAAFSNEAGVGSAAIAHSVVKTNNPPSEGFVALLEPFIDTVVVCTLTALVLIFTGMHEVEGVGGTQLTSDAFASVIDWFPYVLSVAVFLFAFSTMISWSYYGMRAWTFLFGKSTKSELIYKVFFLVFVVIGASISLGAVLDFSDMMILSMSFPNIIGLYIMSGEVREDLREYFRKLKAGELFTKDGKPKTTMQ
- a CDS encoding ComEA family DNA-binding protein, giving the protein MKHWKSHFVFNKSERNGIFVLIALIIILQVFYFKSPFLSLEEDIPKETNAEIIQFQHKLDSLKQVDTGKDTIYPFNPNYLKDYQAYRVGLSLKEIDALLDFRSSGQWINSAEDFQRITGVSDSVLEQLIPYFKFSEWITDNNNSDSIKQTAVLKFDLNSVGALELQKVKGIGEVLSNRIIKYRESIGGYRSLIQLKDIYGLSDEVRIELLKYLNEIPPNFNKKNINTIGVLELSELPYFNYDLAKAVIDYRNLHEGIDSIEVLLKIEDFPVLKIDRIQLYLSFN
- a CDS encoding acyl-CoA dehydrogenase family protein, encoding MNSMYFTEEHALFRESFKEFLQKEVVPHIDKWEETGTIDRFIWEKFGEMGYFGLYQPEEYGGLDLDIFYTIIFLEELQKINSGGFAAAMWAHAYLAMTHVKVEASEELKAKYLTPSISGEKIGALCVTEPFGGSDVAGMRSTAEKKGDTYILNGSKTFITNGVYADYLVVAAKTSPELKSKGMSIFIVNRNAKGVSASKLNKLGWRASDTGEIAFDNVEIPASNMLGEENKGFSYIMQHFAMERLIMGVNAHARAEFALDYAINYMNEREAFGKKINEFQALRHKIADMVSEVTVIKEFNYATAYKLGKGEYPVKEASMSKLLSTKIADEVIYGSLQMLGGYGYMEDYPLARMFRDSRLGPIGGGTSEILREIIAKMVIDKKEYKAPVKEVFK
- the rpsU gene encoding 30S ribosomal protein S21, with protein sequence MLIIPVKDGENIDRALKRFKRKFDKTGTMRQLRSRQHFTKPSVERRAQVQKAQYIQHLRDQEDI